A window of Massilia sp. NR 4-1 genomic DNA:
CGCCGGCGCCATCTACCGCTCCGGCGGCACCCTGTTTGCGGCCTATGTGGCGCCGGGGCAGAGCAGCGAGATTCCGCGCCAGGCCGGCAGCGAAGGCTTTCTGTACGAGGATGGCAAGCTGCTGATGTTCAAGAGCATCGTCGACAACGGCGAGGTGCTGGGCACGGTCTTCCTGCGCGCCGAATACGAGATGCTGGGCCGTGCCCTCGATTATCTGGCGATCGCCGTACTGGCCGTGCTGGGCGCCATGCTGAGCGCCTGGCTGCTGCTGCGGCGCCTGAATCCCCTGCTGACCCAACCCATTCTCGACATCGCCGGCGTGGCGCGCGAGATCGTCGACACCGGCGACTACTCGCGCCGTGCCACGCGCCTGAGCGAGGACGAGGTGGCCGAGCTGGTCGATTCCTTCAACAAGATGCTGGACGAAATCCAGGCCCGCACACGCGAACTGGAAACCTCCAACCGCGAAATCGCGCGCGAGGCCGAGCAGCGCAGCCAGGCGCAGCAGGAAGTCATGCGCCTCAATGCGGAGCTGGAGCAGCGCGTGCACGAGCGCACCATGCAGCTGGAAATCGCCAACGGCGAGCTGGCCATGGCCATGGAGGAAGCCAAGAGCGCCAACCAGGCCAAGTCGGCCTTCTTGTCCTCGATGAGCCATGAGCTGCGCACCCCGCTCAACGCCATCCTCGGCTTCGCCCAGATCCTGACTTCGGAAAAGCTGCCCTCGACGCTGGCGCAAAAGCGCGAATTCGCCGGCCATATTTTGAAATCGGGCCGCCACCTGCTGACCCTGATCAATGAAATCCTCGACCTGGCCAAGATCGAATCGGGTGCCGTGGCGCTGTCGCTGGAACCGGTGGCGCTGCAGGAAATCCTGCAGGAATGCGACGATATGGTGCGCCCGCTGGCCAGCGAACGCGGCATCCGCCTGCTGTTCCCGGCCGACAGCCGGGTCCACGTGGTGGCCGACCGCACCCGCCTCAAGCAGATCCTGCTGAATCTGCTCTCCAACGCCATCAAGTACAACCGCGACGGCGGCGCCGTGGTGCTGGACAGCAGCCCGAGCGGCCCGTCCCTGGTGCGCATCTCGGTGCAGGACACCGGCATGGGCCTGCGGTCCGAACAGATGAAGCTGCTGTTCCAGCCCTTTAACCGCCTGGGCCAGGAAAGCGGGGCGGAAGAGGGCACCGGCATCGGCCTGGTGGTCACCAAGCGCCTGGTCGAACTGATGGGCGGCGTGATCGGCGCCACCAGCAGCCCGGGCGTGGGCAGCATGTTCTGGGTCGAGCTGAAATGCGCCGACCCGCTGCCGTCGCTGAAGGCGCAGGGCGTGCTGCCGGCCAGCGCGCCGGAGGCCGGCGCGCATCCGCCGCGCACCAGCGTGCTGTACGTGGAAGACAATCCGGCCAACCTGCGCCTGATCGAGGAAATCATCGGCTTCCGGCCCGACCTCAAGCTGCTGACGGCGCCCGACGCCCACCTCGGCGTGGAACTGGCGCGCGCCCACCAGCCCGACATCATCCTGATGGACATCAACCTGCCCGGCATGAGCGGCTTCGACGCCCTGGCCGAGCTGCGCGCCGACCCGGCCACGCGCCATATCCCGGTCATCGCGCTGACCGCCAACGCCATGCCGCGCGATGTGGAAAAAGGCCTGGCCGCCGGCTTCTTCCGCTATCTGGTGAAGCCGATCAATATCGATGAATTTACCGAGGCTATCAACAGCACGACCTCCTATCTGGCCCGGAACCGGGAGAAAGCGGGGCAGCCATGATTACCAGGGAAGACCTTCTCAACGCCAAGGTGCTGATCGTGGACGACCAGCCGGTCAATATACAGCTGCTGGAATACCTGCTCAAGTCCACCGGCTATACCGCGGTCAGCTCCACCACCGATCCGCGCGTGGTGGCGCCCTGGCATGAAGAGAACCGCTACGACATCATCCTGCTCGACCTGCACATGCCCGGCATGAGCGGCTTCGAGGTGATGGAGGCATTGAAGCCGCTGGAGGTGGAAGCCTATCTGCCGGTGCTGGTGGTGACGGCCGAACCGGCCAAGAAGATGGCGGCGCTGGACGCGGGCGCCATGGACTTCGTCAGCAAGCCCTTCGATCCGGTCGAGGTGCTGACGCGCATCCGCAATATGCTGGAGGTGCGCCTGCTGCACCGCGAGGCGCGCAACTACAACACCCTGCTGGAGCAGACCGTGCGCGAACGCACGGCCGAGCTGCAGCGCTTCCGCAGCGCCATGGACGCCACGGCCGACGCCATCTTCCTGATCGATACCGGCAGCCTGGCCTTTGTCGACGTCAACGAAGGCGCCTGCCGCATGCTGGGCTGGCCGCGCGCCGAGCTGCTGGCGCAGGAACCGGCGCGCGTCGGCCTCGGCGCGCGCGAGGAGTTGATGGCCCATGCCGCCGCCTTGAATGCGCTGCCGGCGGCGCGCGCCAGCGAGCCGCGCGCGCCCGAGCTGCGCGAGCTGGAACTGACGCGCAGCGACCTGGCGGTGGTGCCGGTGGAGCTGTACTGGCAGCTGCAGCTGGAAGGCGAAGCGGCCTGGCGCACCCTGATTTGCGTGGCGCGCGACATCACCGAGCGGCGCCAGGCGCAGGAGCGCCTGCAGCATATGGCGCACTACGACAGCCTGACCGGCCTGCCCAACCGCACCCTGTTCTACCAGACCCTGAGCGAGGCGATCGAGCTGGCGCAGGACAAGGAATGGCGCATCGTGGTGCTGTTCATCGGCCTGGACCGCTTCAAGAACATCAACGATTCGCTGGGGCCGGCCAAGGGCGACCAGCTGCTGCGCGAATTTTCCAACCGCCTGGTGCAATGCGTGCGCATCCGCGACACCGTGGGCCGCCTGGGCGGCGACGAATTCGGCCTGATCCTGACCATGACGCGCGACCAGCAGGACGCCGTGTATGTCGCCAACGAGGTGCGCGAAGCCCTGCGCGCGCCCTTCGAGCTCGATGGCCACGACGCCACGCTGACGGCCAGCATCGGCATCGCCGTCTACCCGGACGACGCCACCGACCCCGACACCCTGGTCAAGTACGCCGACACCGCCATGGGACGCGCCAAGGATGCGGGCCGCGACGGCTACCGCTTCTTCACCGCCGGCATGAATGTGCAGGTGCTGGCCCGGCTCGACCTGGAGATGGCCTTGCGCCGCGCGCTGGAGCAGGACGAACTGGCGCTGTACTACCAGCCCAAGGTCAACCTGCACACGGGCCGCATCAGTGGCGCCGAAGCGCTGCTGCGCTGGCACCGGCCGGGCTACGGCATCGTGTATCCGGCCGAATTCGTTTCGGTGCTGGAGGACACGGGCCTGATCGTGCGCGTCGGCGCCTGGATCATCGACACCGCCTGCCGCCAGATCGCGGCCTGGGCGCGCTCCGCCGTGGGGCCGGTGACGGTGGCGGTGAATGTGGCGAGCCGCCAGTTCGTCGAGGGCGATCTGGAGAGCGAAGTGAAAGAGGCGCTGGAACGGCACCAGGTGCCGGCCGAGCTGCTGGAGCTGGAGCTGACGGAAACCGCGCTGATGTCGAATACCGAGCGCACCATCGAGGTGCTCGGCGTGCTCAAGGAACTGGGCATCAAGGTCGCCATCGACGATTTCGGCACCGGTTATTCCTCGCTGGCCTATCTGCAGCGCTTCCCGATCGACAAGCTGAAGATCGATATCGCCTTCGTGCGCGACATCACCACCAATCCCAACGACGCCGCCATCGCGCTGGCCATCATCAGCATGGCGCACAGCCTCAAGCTGCGCGTGATCGCCGAGGGCGTGGAATCGCGGCCGCAGCTGGAATACCTGCGGCGCAACCGCTGCGACGAAATCCAGGGCTTCTTCTTCAGCCGTCCGCTGCCGGCCGAGGAGATGGGCGCGCTGGTGGCCTCGGGCAAGGGCGTGCCGCCCGATCCTAACCGCGCGGCCGAGCCGCCGCAAACCTTGCTGCTGGTGGACGACGATGTCAATGTACTGTCCTCGCTGCACCGCCTGTTCCGGCGCGACGGCTACCGCATCCTGACGGCGGTCTCGCCGGCCGAGGGCTTCGAGCTGCTGGCCCTGCACCCGGTGCAGGTGGTGGTGTGCGACCAGCGCATGCCGATCATGAGCGGCACCGAATTTCTCAGCAAGGTCAAGGAGATGTATCCGGACACCATCCGCATCATCCTGTCCGGCTACACGGGGCTGGAAGCGGTGCTCGACTCGATCAACCGCGGCGCCATCTACCGCTTCTACACCAAGCCCTGGGACGATACCCAGCTGCGCGACAATATCCGCCTGGCCTTCCACCACTACTGGCTGATGCACGGCAGCGGCCGCCGCGCCGGCGAACCGGGCGAGGACCACACCACCCTGAGCGCTTGAGCGGCGCCCGGTGCACGGCAGATCAGCGGCGCCGCGCCGGCTTACTTGAAGTGGTCGAAGCCGGCCAGGCGCAGATCGAGCGGCGCGCCGTGCGCGTCCGCCAGGCGCAGGCCGGGCGCGGCCTCGATGCGGCCGACGCGGGTGACGGCCGTGGCGCTGGCGGCGCCGGCCGCCAGGATGGCCGCGCGCGCCGCGATGGGCGCGGTGAAGCACAGCTCGTAATCGTCGCCGCCGGCCGCGGTCCAGGCGCGCCGCAAGTCCGGTGCGCGCGTCGCCAGCACCGGACCGGCCGGCAGGGCGTCCACCTCCAGCGTGGCGCCGACGCCGGAGCGTTCCAGGATATGGCCGAGATCGCCGGCCAGGCCGTCGGAGATATCGATGGCGGCGTGCGCCAGGCCGCCGTCGGCCAGCGCCCGTCCCAGCGCCACGCGCGGCGTGGGCAGGTGCATGCGCTGGGCCGCGGCCTGCTGTTCCGCCGCGCTCAAGACGGTCTCGCCGCGGTAGCCGGCCAGGGCCAGGCGCGCATCGCCCAGCGTGCCGGAAATCCAGATATCGTCGCCGGCGCGGGCGGCGTCGCGGCGCAGGGCGCGGCCGGGCGCGGTTTCGCCGAAGACGGTGATGCAGATATTCAGCGGCCCCTTGGTGGTGTCGCCGCCGATCAGGGCGCAGCCGTGGGCGTCGGCCAGGGCGAACAGACCGTGCGAGAAGCCGGCCAGCCAGGCCGGGTCGGCCGCCGGCAGGGCCAGCGCCAGCGTGAAGCCGAGCGGGCGCGCGCCCATGGCGGCCAGGTCGGACAGGTTGACGGCCAGGCTTTTATGGCCCAGGCGCTGCGCATCCTCGCCGGCGAAGAAGTGGCGGTCCTCCACCAGCATGTCGGAGGAGATGGCCAGCTGCATGCCCGGCGTGGGCACGAGCAGGGCGCAGTCGTCGCCGATGCCGAGGGCGACGTGGGCCGGCTGGGCGGCGGCGCGCGGACGCGCGAAGTAGTGTTGGATCAGGTCGAATTCGGAGAGCATGCCGCCATTGTAGCGGGCCTCAGGCACTGCCGACCGCCTTGTCGTTGCCGGGATTGCGCGGCAGCGACGGCGGGCCGTCGCGCAGATAGAGCCAGGCCGCGCCCAGGCCCAGGGCCAGCACGGCCAGGGGCAAGGCCCAGTCCGATTCCTGGGGCGTGAAGAAGAGGGTGGCGGACGTCAACAGGAAGAGGGCGGCGCTGAGACGGGCGCCAAGCTGCCAGAATACGGGATTCATGGTTTGCCTTCCCTAAAAAGCGATGCTTAAAGAATAGGAAGCGATTTGTCTGCTGTCTAGAGAATCACGCGTTTTTTCTGCGTATACGTTAAATGGCGCACATAAGCGAGTGCCCCAAACAGGGGCGCAAGCGGGCTGCCGGGCCTTTCAAATCAGGCAATAATATCGCTTTATCATGTTGATAAGTATGGGCTTTGCGCTATGCCGCTGCGTGAAAATACCTAGCTTGGAGCCATATTCCGTCTGTTAGAATCAAAGGATTACCGAACAAAAGAGACAGGAAGGCAGCACAGCATGGATTCGTCATCTGATAAAAAAGAGGAATTGCGTCAACAACTGCGCCTTGCCGCGCTCGAATACCACGAGTGCCCAAAACCCGGCAAAATCAGCGTCACCCCTACCAAGCAATTGACCAATCAGCGCGACCTGGCGCTGGCCTATTCCCCCGGCGTGGCCGCCCCGTGCGAAGAGATCGTGATCGATCCCGCCAACGCTTATAAATACACCGCGCGCGGCAATCTGGTGGCCGTGATCTCGAACGGCACCGCCGTGCTCGGCCTGGGCAATATCGGCCCGCTGGCCGCCAAGCCTGTGATGGAAGGCAAGGGCGTGCTGTTCAAGAAATTCGCCGGCATCGACGTCTTCGACATCGAAATCAACGAGCAGGATCCGGACAAGCTGGTCGACATCATCGCCGCGCTGGAACCGACGTTCGGCGGCATCAATCTGGAAGACATCAAGGCGCCCGAGTGCTTCTACATCGAGCGCCAGCTGCGCGAACGCATGAAGATCCCGGTCTTCCACGACGACCAGCACGGCACCGCCATCATCGTCGGCGCGGCCATCCTGAACGGCATCAAGATCGTCGGCAAGGATATCAAGCACTGCAAGCTGGTGGTGTCCGGCGCGGGCGCGGCGGCCCTGGCCTGCCTCGACCTGATCGTCGACCTCGGCTTCCCGCTGGAAAACATCATCGTCACCGACCTGGCCGGCGTGGTCTACAAGGGCCGCACCGAGCTGATGGACCCGGACAAGGAACGCTTCGCGCGCGACACCAGCGCCCGCACCCTGGCCGAAGTCATCCCCGGCGCCGACATCTTCCTCGGCGTGTCCGCCGGCGGCGTGCTGAAACAGGACATGGTCAGGCAGATGGCCGACAAGCCGCTGATCCTGGCGCTGGCCAACCCGACCCCGGAAATCCTGCCGGAGGACGTGAAAGCCGTGCGCGACGACGCCGTCATCTGCACCGGCCGTTCGGACTATCCGAACCAGGTCAACAATGTGCTGTGCTTCCCCTACATCTTCCGCGGCGCCCTCGATTGCGGCGCCACCACCATCACGCGCGAAATGGAAATCGCCGTGGTGCACGCGATCGCCGACCTGGCCCACGCCGAACAGTCGGACATCGTGGCCACCACCTACGGCATCCAGAACCTGGCCTTCGGTCCGGAATACCTGATCCCGATGCCGTTCGACCCGCGCCTGCTGATCAAGATCGCGCCGGCCGTGGCCAAGGCGGCCTTCGATTCCGGCGTGGCCACGCGTCCGATCCAGGATCTGGAAGCGTATGCCGACAGCCTGCAGCAGTTCGTCTACCGCAGCGGCACCTTCATGAAGCCGCTGTTCTCGGTGGCCAAGAAGACCCCGGCCGGGCTGAAACGCATCGTGTATGCGGAAGGCGAGGAAGAGCGCGTGCTGCGCGCCGTGCAGGTGGTGGTCGACGAGCGCCTGGCGCGCCCGATCCTGGTGGGCCGTCCGGCCGTGCTGGAAGCGCGCATCCACAAGTTCGGCCTGCGCCTGAAGCAGGGCGTCGATTACGATGTGATCAACCCCGACTTCGACGAGCGTTACCGCGAATACTGGCAGGCGTACTACGAGCTGACCGCGCGCAAGGGCGTGACCCAGGAATACGCCAAGCTCGAAATGCGCCGCCGCCACAGCCTGATCGGCGCCATGATGATCAAGAAGGGCGATGCCGACGGCATGATCTGCGGCACCTTCGGCACCACCCAGCTGCATCTGCACTATATCGACCAGGTGCTGGGCAAGCGCGCCGGCGCCAATGTGTATGCGGCCATGAATATCCTGGTGCTGCCGGAACGCCAGCTGGCCATGGTCGACACCCACGTCAACGAGAACCCGGATGCGCAGCAGCTGGCCGAGATCACCATCATGGCGGCCGACGAAATGAAGCGCTTCGGCCTGTCGCCGCGCGCGGCCCTGCTGTCACACTCGAACTTCGGCTCCTCCAACAGCGCTTCGGCGCAGAAGATGCGCGCCGCCCTGGCCCTGGTCAAGGAACAGGCGCCGGAACTGGAAGTCGATGGCGAGATGCATGGCGACACCGCGCTCGACTCCAAGCTGCGCAAGAGCATCATGCCGAACTCCGACCTGGAGCACGACGCCAACCTGCTGGTGATGCCGAATATCGATGCCGCCAACATCGCCTACAACCTGGTGAAGACGGCGGCCGGCAACGGCATCGCCATCGGTCCGATCCTGCTCGGCTGCGCCGCTCCGGTGCACATCCTGACCCCGTCGGCCACCGTGCGCCGCATCGTCAATATGACGGCGCTGTGCGTGGTGGACGCCGTGGCCCAGCGCAAGGGCTGAAGCGCGCCCGGGGCCGATGGTCAAGCGGGCAATGTAATCTTTTTGACAGCATCGTCAATCACGGTTACATTGCCTGACCATGAGCGATTTCCTCCAGGCCAGCCTGCACCATCTGCTAGTGTTTACCATCGCCGCCGTGCTGGCGTGCGAGTGGGTCCTGCTGCGTCCCGGCCTAGCGCCGGCCACGCTGCGCCTGCTGGCGCGGCTCGACGCCGTGTATGGCCTGAGCGCACTGGGCATCCTGCTGGTGGGCTTTGGCCGCGTCATGCATGGCGCGAAGGGGGCGGTCTTTTATACGGCCAACCCGCTGTTCTGGACAAAGATCGGGGTCTTCGCCCTGGTCGGCCTGCTCTCCATCAAACCCACACTGCGCATCCTGGCCTGGCAAAAGCGCTTGCGCGCCGACGCCGGCTTTGTGCCTGCCAGCGCTGACATCGCCGCCCTGCGCCCGCTGCTGCTGGCCGAACTGCTGCTGTTCGCCGCCATCCCCGTGCTGGCGGCCGCGATGGCGCGCGGCATCGGCCATGCCTGAGACGGGGCGTAACAAACTGTAACTGTTGTAATCGGGGGCGGCCAATTAAAAAGCCCGCATGACGCCTCTGTTACAATGCCCGGTTATATATCGCCATATTTAAAGACCTTCATCATCATGCAAAAGATCAAAAAAGCCCTGATCACGGGCATTACCGGCCAGGATGGCGCATATCTGGCTGAATTGCTGCTGCAAAAGGGCTATGCAGTAACCGGAACTTACCGCCGTACCAGCTCGGTCAATTTCTGGCGCATCGAGGAACTGGGCATCGAGTCCCATCCCAACCTGAAATTGGTGGAATACGATCTGACCGATCTGAGTTCCAGCATCCGCCTGCTGCAGGCCGGCGACTTTGATGAAATCTATAATCTGGCGGCGCAAAGCTTTGTCGGCGTCTCCTTCGAGCAGCCGGTGACCACGGCCGACATCACCGGCATCGGTCCCGTGCACTTGCTGGAAGCGATCCGCATCGTCAATCCCAAGATCCGCTTCTACCAGGCGTCGACCTCGGAAATGTTCGGCAAGGTGCAGGCCGTGCCGCAGAAGGAAGACACGCCTTTCTACCCGCGCAGCCCGTATGGCGTGGCCAAGCTGTATGCGCACTGGATGACGGTGAACTACCGCGAGTCGTATGGCATCTTCGGCTCCTCCGGCATCCTGTTCAACCACGAGTCGCCGCTGCGCGGCCGCGAGTTCGTCACCCGCAAGATCACCGACTCGGTCGCCAAGATCAAGCTGGGCAAGCTGGAAGTGCTGGAACTGGGCAACCTGGACGCCAAGCGCGACTGGGGCTTCGCCAAGGAATACGTGGAAGGCATGTGGCGCATCCTGCAGGCCGCGCAGCCCGACACCTATGTGCTGGCGACCAACCGCACCGAGACCGTGCGCGACTTCGTCACCATGGCTTTCAAGGCCGCCGGCATCGCCATCGAATGGCAGGGCAGCGGCGAACAGGAAACCGGCCATGACGCGCAAAGCGGCAAGGTGCTGGTGCGCATCAGCCCGAAATACTACCGTCCGGCCGAAGTCGACCTGCTGATCGGCGACGCGTCCAAGGCGCGCAAGGAACTGGGCTGGGAACCGAAGACCACGCTGGAAGAGCTGTGCCAGATGATGGTCGAGGCCGACCTGCGCCGCAACGCCGCCGGCTTCTCCTTCTAAGATGGCGGCCCTGCGGTTCCTGGCGGCGGAGCGCGAAGGCGAGGGCAAGCGCGCCCTGGTCACCGGCCTGGCGGGCTTCACCGGCCATTACGTGGCGCAGGAACTGCGCGCCGCCGGCTACGAGGTGTTCGGCACCGCGGTGCCGGGCCATGCGCATGGCGGGAACACCGTGGCGGTCGACCTGTGCGACCGCGCCGGCGTGGCCGCCATGGTGCAGGAGCTGCAGCCGGACGTGGTGGTGCACCTGGCCGCCATCGCCTTCGTCGCGCATTCGGACGTGGAGCAGATCTACCGCGTCAACGTGGTGGGCACGCGCAATCTGCTGGAAGCGCTGGCCGCCGCGCCGAAAAAGCCGTCCGCCGTGCTGCTGGCGTCGAGCGCGAACATTTACGGCAATACCGATGTGGCGGTGATCCACGAGGACGTGCCGGCCGCCCCTGCCAACGACTATGCCGTCAGCAAGCTGGCCATGGAGTACATGGCGCGCCTGTGGTGCGACCGCCTGCCGCTGATCTTCGTGCGCCCCTTCAATTACACCGGCGTCGGCCAGCACGAGAATTTCCTGCTGCCGAAAATCGTGTCCCACTTCCGCCGCAAGGCCGCGGACATCGAACTGGGCAACCTGCATGTGTGGCGCGACTTCTCCGACGTGCGCATGGTGGCCGCCGCCTACCGCCGCCTGCTGGCCGCCGCGCCGGCCGGCCAGACCTTCAATATCTGTTCGGGCAGCGCGTATTCGCTGGGCGAGGCGCTGGACATGATGGCCGCCATTGCCGGCTACAAGATCAATGTGCACGTCAACCCGGCCTTCGTGCGCGCCAATGAAGTGGCGCGCCTGAGCGGCGACAACCGCCGCCTGGCCGGCGTGGTGGGCGCCATCCAGCCGCTGCCGCTGGAACAGACCCTGCGCTGGATGTACGAGGCGTGAACGCGCTGCGCACCGGACTGTCCTGTACCACAATCGAGCCTGGCCTGAACGGTGGACGCCTGGATGGCATCGGTGTGTACAGCCAGGCCCTGTTGCGCCACCTGCCCGCCGCCGGCTGCGCCGTCCAGCCCTATTCCTTCGGTCCCGCCGAGCGCCTGGCGGTGGGCCGGCCGCTGCCGCTGTCATTCGCCGCCGCCACGCTGCGCGACCTGGCCACGCCATCGGCCGTGCGGCAGAAGATGGACCTGGATATTTTCCACGCCACCGATTACCGCATCGTGCGCATGGATTGCCCGGTGGTGGCGACCCTGCACGACGCCCTGCCGATTGCCCATCCCGAGTGGTGCAGCCCGAAACAGCGGCGCCTGAAGAACTGGCTGCAGATCAAGGCCGCGCGCAAGGCCGACCATGTGATCGCCGTCTCACAGTTCGCCGTGGCCGAACTGGTGCAGTGCTTCGGCGTCGACCAGCGCCGCATCAGCGTGGTGCACAACGGCGTCGATGAAAGCTGGTTCACGCCGCCGCCGGCCGAACGGCGCGATGCCACCCTGGCGGCGCATGGCCTGCGCCCCGGCTATTTCCTCTTTGTCGGCACGCTGCAGCCGCGCAAGAACGTCGAGCGCCTGCTGCAAGCCTATCTGGGCCTGCCGCCCGTGCTGCGCGCGGCGCGCCAGCTGGTGATCGTGGGCGCGCCCGGCTGGCGCAGCGAAACGCTGCAGGCGCGCATCGCCGCCGCCGTGCAGCAGGGCGAGAACGTGCGCTGGCTGGACCGCCTGACCGGCGAGGAAGAGTTGCGTGACCTGTATGCCGGCGCCGGCGCCCTGGTTTATCCCTCGCTCTACGAGGGCTTCGGCATCCCGCTGCTGGAAGCCTTCGCCTCGCGCCTGCCGGTGGTCGCCTCCAACACCACCTCGCTGCCCGAGGTCACGCTTGGCGCGGCGCTGGAAGTCGATCCGCTGTCGGTAAGCGCCATCGGCGCCGCCATGCTCGATATCGTGCGCGACGAAGCCTTGCGCCAGCGCTGCATCGCCGCCGGCGAGCGGCGTGCGCTGGCGCTGACCTGGGCCGAAACGGCGCGCCGCACGGCGGCCGTCTACCATTCCATTCTTTTGCAGTAGATTTATCATGCGCGTCCTTCATTTCTACAAGACTTACTACCCGGATTCCTGGGGCGGCATCGAACAGGTGATACGCCAGATGTGCGTGGGCACCAGCCGCCTGGGCGTCAGCAATGAAGTGCTGACGTTGACGCGCAACGGCGGGCCGGCGCAGATGGAAATCGAGGGCCATCTGGTGCACCGTGTGCCGCTCGACTTCGAGATCGCCTCCAACGCCTTTTCCTTCGCCGCCATCCGCCGCCTGGCGCGGCTGGCGCGCAAGGCCGACGTGATCCACTACCACTTCCCCTGGCCCTTCATGGACCTGGCCCACTTCATGGCGCGCGTGAACAAGCCCAGCCTGGTGACCTACCATTCCGACATTGTGCGCCAGAAAACCCTGCTGCGCGTGTATACGCCGCTCAAGCAGCGCTTCCTGAAAAGCGTGGACACCATCGTCGCCACCTCGCCCAACTATATGGCGTCCTCGCCGGTGCTGCGCCGCTACCGCCACAAGACGCGCACCATCACCTATGGCCTGGACCGCACGATTTATCCGGAACCGCGCGCCGAAGTGATGGAGAAATGGCGCGCCGAATGCGGCGAGCGCTTCTTCCTCTTCGTCGGCGTGCTGCGCTACTACAAGGGCTTGCACATCCTGCTGGACGCCATGGCGGGCCTGGATTACCCGGTGGTGATCGTCGGCGCGGGACCGATCGAGCAGGAACTCAAGGAGCATGCGGCGCGCCTGAACCTGCACCACGTCAAATTCCTCGGCGCGGTGGAGGAGGAGGACAAGATCGCCCTGCTCAAGCTGAGCTACGCCATGGCCTTCCCCTCGCATCTGCGCTCGGAAGCCTTCGGCATCTCGCTGCTGGAAGGGGCGATGTTCGGCAAGCCCATGATCTCCAGCGAGATCGGCACCGGCACCACCTATATCAATGTGGACGGCGAGACCGGCCTGGTGGTGCCGCCCAGCGATGCGCAGGCCTTCCGCGAAGCCATGCGCCAGCTGTGGGAAAACCCGCAGATGGCGGCCGATATGGGGCGGCGCGCCGAGCAGCGCTATTGGGAATTGTTTACGGCCAAGGCGATGGCGGAAAACTATCTGAAGCTGTACCAGGAGCTAGCGCATCGCAAGCAGCATGGCGTTTGATCTTTGTCAAAGCGCTGTCATGCTTGCCGCTTAAGATAGGCGCCGGACTCCTTGCTCTGGCCGTGGTCCGCAGGTTCCGGCCGAACATGCAACGCACAGGCTTGGCCAGCGCGGGAGTTCACCCCTTCAGTTTTCCTTATTGCGGCGGCGCTTCCGCCGCTTCTTCCTTCGCGCTCTCCTGTTCCGCCCAGCGCAGGCGGATCGCGTCGACCTGCTCGATCTGCGCCAGGAACAGATCGACCAGGGCCGGGTCGAAATGCTGGCCGCGCTGCTCGCGCAGATAATTGAGCGCTTCCTCCAGCGGCCAGGCGCGCTTGTAAGGTCGGGCCGAGGTCAGGGCGTCGAACACGTCGGCGATGGCGACGATGCGGCCTTCCAGCGGAATCTCTTTCCCCTTCAAACCTTTCGGATAGCCGCTGCCATCCCATTTCTCGTGGTGGCTGAGGGCGATATTGCGTGCCAGGCGCAGCATGCCATGGGTATGCTCGCCGATGATTTCGGCGCCGATGGCGGCATGCGACTGCATGATCTGCCACTCATCGGCATCGAGCTTGCCCGGCTTTTGCAGGATGCGGTCGGGGATGCCGATCTTGCCGACATCGTGCATCGGCGCCGCGTGCAGCAGGTCGTCGGCATCGGCCTCGTTCAGGCCGGCCGCCACGCCCAGCAGGCGGGCGTAATGGCTCATGCGGATCACGTGCAGGCCGGTTTCATTGTCCTTGTACTCGGCCGCCAGCCCGAGGCGCTGCACGATCTGCAGGCGCGTCTCGCGCA
This region includes:
- a CDS encoding response regulator, with product MIRLHSLRQKMLAVVMLVALVALLVSIGIFIVYDLRAYHRSIVADLSTQAELIGHMSSPALVFDDPRLAKENLALLRLRPKIDAGAIYRSGGTLFAAYVAPGQSSEIPRQAGSEGFLYEDGKLLMFKSIVDNGEVLGTVFLRAEYEMLGRALDYLAIAVLAVLGAMLSAWLLLRRLNPLLTQPILDIAGVAREIVDTGDYSRRATRLSEDEVAELVDSFNKMLDEIQARTRELETSNREIAREAEQRSQAQQEVMRLNAELEQRVHERTMQLEIANGELAMAMEEAKSANQAKSAFLSSMSHELRTPLNAILGFAQILTSEKLPSTLAQKREFAGHILKSGRHLLTLINEILDLAKIESGAVALSLEPVALQEILQECDDMVRPLASERGIRLLFPADSRVHVVADRTRLKQILLNLLSNAIKYNRDGGAVVLDSSPSGPSLVRISVQDTGMGLRSEQMKLLFQPFNRLGQESGAEEGTGIGLVVTKRLVELMGGVIGATSSPGVGSMFWVELKCADPLPSLKAQGVLPASAPEAGAHPPRTSVLYVEDNPANLRLIEEIIGFRPDLKLLTAPDAHLGVELARAHQPDIILMDINLPGMSGFDALAELRADPATRHIPVIALTANAMPRDVEKGLAAGFFRYLVKPINIDEFTEAINSTTSYLARNREKAGQP
- a CDS encoding EAL domain-containing protein; this encodes MITREDLLNAKVLIVDDQPVNIQLLEYLLKSTGYTAVSSTTDPRVVAPWHEENRYDIILLDLHMPGMSGFEVMEALKPLEVEAYLPVLVVTAEPAKKMAALDAGAMDFVSKPFDPVEVLTRIRNMLEVRLLHREARNYNTLLEQTVRERTAELQRFRSAMDATADAIFLIDTGSLAFVDVNEGACRMLGWPRAELLAQEPARVGLGAREELMAHAAALNALPAARASEPRAPELRELELTRSDLAVVPVELYWQLQLEGEAAWRTLICVARDITERRQAQERLQHMAHYDSLTGLPNRTLFYQTLSEAIELAQDKEWRIVVLFIGLDRFKNINDSLGPAKGDQLLREFSNRLVQCVRIRDTVGRLGGDEFGLILTMTRDQQDAVYVANEVREALRAPFELDGHDATLTASIGIAVYPDDATDPDTLVKYADTAMGRAKDAGRDGYRFFTAGMNVQVLARLDLEMALRRALEQDELALYYQPKVNLHTGRISGAEALLRWHRPGYGIVYPAEFVSVLEDTGLIVRVGAWIIDTACRQIAAWARSAVGPVTVAVNVASRQFVEGDLESEVKEALERHQVPAELLELELTETALMSNTERTIEVLGVLKELGIKVAIDDFGTGYSSLAYLQRFPIDKLKIDIAFVRDITTNPNDAAIALAIISMAHSLKLRVIAEGVESRPQLEYLRRNRCDEIQGFFFSRPLPAEEMGALVASGKGVPPDPNRAAEPPQTLLLVDDDVNVLSSLHRLFRRDGYRILTAVSPAEGFELLALHPVQVVVCDQRMPIMSGTEFLSKVKEMYPDTIRIILSGYTGLEAVLDSINRGAIYRFYTKPWDDTQLRDNIRLAFHHYWLMHGSGRRAGEPGEDHTTLSA
- the thiL gene encoding thiamine-phosphate kinase → MLSEFDLIQHYFARPRAAAQPAHVALGIGDDCALLVPTPGMQLAISSDMLVEDRHFFAGEDAQRLGHKSLAVNLSDLAAMGARPLGFTLALALPAADPAWLAGFSHGLFALADAHGCALIGGDTTKGPLNICITVFGETAPGRALRRDAARAGDDIWISGTLGDARLALAGYRGETVLSAAEQQAAAQRMHLPTPRVALGRALADGGLAHAAIDISDGLAGDLGHILERSGVGATLEVDALPAGPVLATRAPDLRRAWTAAGGDDYELCFTAPIAARAAILAAGAASATAVTRVGRIEAAPGLRLADAHGAPLDLRLAGFDHFK